GGCTGCTCGTCTCCAGCGTCTCCCAGATCGTGCATTCGAACGCGACCGGCGCTTCGGCGATACGCGGCGGCGCCACGTGCGTGCTCGGCACCGCCGTGAAGCCGACCTCGGCCAACTCGCTCACATTGGGCGGCAGCCTTTCCCCGCAGCGATGCATCTTCAGCGCGATGGCTTCGTCGGCGAGATGCACGACAAACTCGCCCGTGCGCACGATATTGACCGCCGTGTCCTTCAGCGTGCCGTCCGCGACGCGGTTGATGCTGATCATCACGATCGGTGGTTCCTCGCCAAGCATGTTGAACATCGAGAACGGCGCGGCATTGATGGTGCCGTCGGCGCCGAGCGTGGTGACGAGCGCGATAGGACGCGGCACGATCAGGCTCGCCATCAGTTTGTAACGCTGGTATTCGGTGATCGCGTCGAAGTCGATTTCCATCTCAGCGCCCTTGAATCGGAACAGCGTGCCCGACGAGGCCGAGCAATTGGCCCAGACTTTTTTCACCCCGCATTCGCGTGATTTCGATGCGTTCCTCGATATGCCGTAAGTGCGCTTCCATTAGCGCCATTGCGCCCGCGGCATCGCGCGCTTCCAGACAATCGACGATCGCCGCGTGTTCCGCGTGCTCGCACGGCGCGTTGCCCGGCGTCTCGTAGACGCCGACAATCAGCGAACAGCGCGAGACCAGTTCCTTCAGGTAGTTCTGCAGGATCGAATTGCCCGCCAGCGCCGCGATGCGCATATGGAAGCCGCTCGCGAGCGTCGCCCATGACGGTTGATCGAAACGATGCATCGCCGCGTGCTCGCTCGCGAGCTGTTGACGCAAGGTCTCGATGTCATGCGCGCTCGCGCGCTGCACGGCCAGTTCCACCAGCATCCGTTCGACCGAGCGCCGCGCTTCGAAAATCTCGCGGGTTTCCTCCGGAGTCGGCTCCGCGATCACCGCGCCTTTGTTCGGGCGCAGTACCACGATGCCATCGTAGGCGAGCTT
This genomic stretch from Paraburkholderia bryophila harbors:
- a CDS encoding flavin reductase family protein → MEIDFDAITEYQRYKLMASLIVPRPIALVTTLGADGTINAAPFSMFNMLGEEPPIVMISINRVADGTLKDTAVNIVRTGEFVVHLADEAIALKMHRCGERLPPNVSELAEVGFTAVPSTHVAPPRIAEAPVAFECTIWETLETSSRQIFIGRVHRLHARDELIDTDTWRVRLQHYFPVGRFGASDYVTTRDRFTLE
- a CDS encoding GntR family transcriptional regulator, with the protein product MSTNASAATAKRTPKGTTRGTPKEDADVDARLYQSIFDGVLNHRLTPGTKLPEPELCQLFGVGRAVVRRVLEKLAYDGIVVLRPNKGAVIAEPTPEETREIFEARRSVERMLVELAVQRASAHDIETLRQQLASEHAAMHRFDQPSWATLASGFHMRIAALAGNSILQNYLKELVSRCSLIVGVYETPGNAPCEHAEHAAIVDCLEARDAAGAMALMEAHLRHIEERIEITRMRGEKSLGQLLGLVGHAVPIQGR